A section of the Quercus lobata isolate SW786 unplaced genomic scaffold, ValleyOak3.0 Primary Assembly Scq3eQI_100, whole genome shotgun sequence genome encodes:
- the LOC115972968 gene encoding protein RSI-1-like: protein MAGRPYTSLLLLVSLLLLITFSDIAEATKLRPSDCKPKCTYRCSATSHKKPCMFFCLKCCSKCLCVPPGTYGNKQVCPCYNNWKTKEGGPKCP from the exons ATGGCAGGACGTCCGTACACCTCTCTCTTGTTGCTGGTTTCTTTACTTCTCTTAATCACATTCTCTGATATTGCTGAG GCTACAAAGCTTCGTCCTTCAG ATTGCAAGCCAAAGTGTACCTATCGTTGCTCTGCAACTTCACACAAGAAGCCATGCATGTTTTTCTGCCTAAAGTGCTGCTCCAAGTGCCTCTGTGTTCCTCCTGGCACTTATGGCAACAAGCAAGTTTGCCCTTGCTACAATAACTGGAAGACCAAGGAAGGAGGACCCAAGTGCCCTTGA